A region of the Arenibacter antarcticus genome:
ACTCAAAGCAGCAAACCTAAAGGTTGATGAATCTAAAGCCTTCATAGGAAGCGCGTTTAGTTTTGATAAGACAGAGGTATACTACCAGTACGATCAAAATAATATGGCCTATAACAACGAGCTCTTAAAAGTATATGGAATTCAACAAAATTTCCTGTTCCCTACGATTTACTTTGCCGAAAAAGGGGTAAACAAGGCTCTATATGAAATAGAAAATAGTGCCTATGCCATAAAATTGAACAGTTTACAACAAGAAGTGGCATCGGCCTATCACGAGTTGCAATACAGTAGGCAAAAGGAAAAAACCTATGGTGAGTTAAACGCAATATATGAACGGTTTTCATATGCAGCGCAACGAAGGTATGAACTTGGAGAGAGCAATTATCTGGAGAAAATCACCGCTCAGGCCAAACAAAAAGAACTTCAAGCCCTCTATAAAAAAGCCGTCGAGGATGCTAAAATTGCCCTCTACGAACTGTCCAAGACCGTGCAACCAGATTCCGTGTTTGTTGTGAAGACCATGCCCATGGAAAAACTAAAATTGGACCAAACCAAGTTGGAAGAAAATAAAGGCATCCAATATTTCGAAAACAGAAATAAACTTTTTAACGCCAAAAGCAATTTGGAGCAACAGCATTTGTTGCCCGACTTTAGCATTAATTATTTTCAGGCTACCAATGCCAACTTAGGGGAAAACCTATATGGATTTCAAGTGGGAGTTAAAATCCCATTATTCTTTAGCGGAAATGCGTCCAAAATAAAGGCAGCCAAAATAGCCAAAGATGTTGCTAGTAAGGAAATGGAAGATTATACCATACACCTCAAGGCCAAATATGAATCTCTTTTAGGCCAATTAAATAAATACAGGGAGGTACTTTCTTATTATGAAAACGAAGGGCAGGGCCTCGCGGATGAAATCATTAAAACGGCGACTTTAAGTTATCAGAGTGGGGAAATCGATTTTTTTCAATACATCCAAAGTATGGAGAATGGGTATCAAATAACCCTTAGCTATCTAGCGAACCTTAATGCCTATAATCAGACCATCATTGCCATTAATTATCTTAACTTATAAAAAAACAACTATGTACCGTATACTATATATCCTTATTACCACTTTTATTTTGCTAAATGTTACAGCATGTGGAAATCAGAACAACATAAACAATTCCCCTGACCTTGAGGGAAATGAAGATCAGCACGAGACTAGGATAATGGTTTCCAAAGCACAATTTGAGGGAGAAAATATGGCCTTGGGAAATCTGGTTGAAAAAGATTTCCCCCTAGTGGTGGAAGTTAGGGGAACTATAGATGTTCCACCTAAAAACAGCGCTGTCATCAGTGCTTTTACAGGGGGCTACATTAAAAGAACTCCCTTGTTAATTGGCGATAAGGTGAAAAAAGGAGATCCTTTACTTAGCTTGGAAAATCCGTCGTTTATTGAATTGCAACAAGAATACATGGAATCCGTTGAGCAGCTTGTCTACCTAAAATCGGAGTTTGAGAGACAAGAATCCCTTGTTGAGGAAAAAATAACCTCCCAAAAGAATTTCTTAAGGGCAGAAAGCGAATACAAGCGGAATTTAGCCATGTACAATGGGCTTCGGAAAAAGTTGCAAATGCTGAACATAACCCCGGAAAATGTTGAAAAGGGACACATAGTCTCCCAAGTTACCCTTTACGCTCCGATTGATGGGAGCATAACCAAAGTAAATGTTACTCCAGGTATGTATGTAAGCCCGTCTGATGAAATTATGGAGATAATAAATACCGATCATATTCATTTAGAATTATCCGTATTTGAGAAAGATATCATGCAAATTAAAAAGGACCAAGGCATACAATTTAAAATCCCAGAAGCTTCTGAACAGATGTACAACGCAGAGGTATACCTGGTAGGAACTTCCATTGATATGCAAAGTAGAACGGTAAAAGTGCACGGACATTTACATAATGACGAAAATCATTCTTTTGCTGTTGGTATGTTTGTAGAAGCGGGAATTATTACTGAAAATAAAAAATTTAAAGCACTACCAGATGATAGTGTTATCACCGTTGATAAAAAGCAATTTATACTAGTCATGGTATCCCAAGATAATGAAGGCTATGCCTTTGAAGCCAAAGAGGTTGAAATTGGGGAAAGTTATAATGGATTTACCGCTATTACCGACTGGGGTAATGTTAAGGATAGTGATAAAGTAATTGTTAAGGGTGGGTTTAATTTGATTGGTGAATCCGAGGGGCATGACCATTAATTCTAATTATACGGACCGTAACTAATATTTGCTATTTTATTTAAATCGGGTAAAAAATCAAAAGTATCTATTTTTTACCCAAATCCAACCAAAGTGATCCCATGAAGGCGTTAGAATTTTCGGTCTGGTGAGAAGGCATTGATATCCATCCCT
Encoded here:
- a CDS encoding efflux RND transporter periplasmic adaptor subunit; the protein is MYRILYILITTFILLNVTACGNQNNINNSPDLEGNEDQHETRIMVSKAQFEGENMALGNLVEKDFPLVVEVRGTIDVPPKNSAVISAFTGGYIKRTPLLIGDKVKKGDPLLSLENPSFIELQQEYMESVEQLVYLKSEFERQESLVEEKITSQKNFLRAESEYKRNLAMYNGLRKKLQMLNITPENVEKGHIVSQVTLYAPIDGSITKVNVTPGMYVSPSDEIMEIINTDHIHLELSVFEKDIMQIKKDQGIQFKIPEASEQMYNAEVYLVGTSIDMQSRTVKVHGHLHNDENHSFAVGMFVEAGIITENKKFKALPDDSVITVDKKQFILVMVSQDNEGYAFEAKEVEIGESYNGFTAITDWGNVKDSDKVIVKGGFNLIGESEGHDH